The nucleotide window CTGGCTctggcctgtggggagagagagaggctacAGTGGTGACTCCACCTCCTGCACATGCTTCAGCAGTAGGGCCCTGCCTCCGTGGCTGCCCAGCTCTCCTTCAAGGGCACTCCCACCGTGATCGCCTCCCTCACATCCCTTCAGGCCATCTCCTGCAGTCACCAGCAGCCCTCACTTCGGGATTGCTCTCTAATCCCAACGGTCCAGCTCCCAGCGACTGCGCGTACAGAGGGACCTGTGTCCTGGACAGGTAGGGCTGTGGTTCTCTGTTCCATTCAGAAAGTCACAGATCAATTGATTCACTCTCCAACAGCCTCAAATGCCTCCTCTCTGTCCCAAACTATTGCTCTGGTGTGGGAATCTCACCCCTGCTTTAGTTCCTTCACCCCCTGAGTGCAGATCCAGTCCTACTCATTCTCCtaattttcccttccttccttccttccttcctcttactGAGTTTTGTGTGGATCCATATTCCTTTCCGGTGATCAGGCACTCCTGCCAGCTCTCAGCTGGAGCTCTGTGAGATCCTTGGATCTGAAGATACATCCCTGAtgcatccatggagagagaagtacTCCATGTCCAGCTACTCCTCTGCATTTTGTCGTCTCTGTAGCGTTCACTTTTATCACTTGGTTCAAGTGGTATCCGTCAGATTTCTCCACTGTGAGATTACTATTGCTCTCTTTTTGCTTAGTACGAGCCTTATGCAGAGATTCTTTGAGATTCTATAGCTACTGTTTCTCATCGGAATTTCGCCCACTAGTTTAGAATTGCCTGGGACAGCTGTTACTTTGTCAGCTGCCACATGATGATTTGCTAATTCCaattttccttttacatttattaattggCATATTAATTATCCTATAAAATGAGGCAAGTAATGAGCCCTTTCTAACTGAAAATGCTACGAAGAGGATCTAGTGAGACCTATATGCAAAAGTGAAAGGCAGAACGCTTTACGGAAGTAAGCCATTGTTTCACTATTGCTCCCTCAGGCCTGCCTGCCAGCAGCAAAACCCTACAACGCAGAGTTTCCACTcgcagctctgctgctgctgctgctgctaagtcacttcagtcgtgtccgactctgtgtgaccccatagacagcagcccaccaggctcccccatccctgggattctccaggcaagaacactggagtgggttgccatttccttctccagtgcatgaaagtgaaagtgaagtcgttcagttgtgtctgactcttcacaaccccatggactgcagcccaccaggctcctccatccatgggattttccaggcaagagcactggagtggggtgccattgccttctctgactctcaGCTCTAGGGCACATTAAACCCCATGAATATCTGCATTTTTCACATAATTCCCTTGGGAGTTTGGATTGCCACAAAGGTTACAGAATCCATTTGGTGAATATAGTCAACTTTTAGTTATTCAACAATTTTTTATCAAGACCTAGGCTTGAGCAAAATGCTATACTAATTGAATGTATAAACATGAAATTTCCTTAAAATGTCTAAATATGAAATTTTGCAAGAGTCGGTTACACCACTCCACCcctcaaaattatatattttaaatgtatttatttatttgaaaagggGAAATCTTGCTACATAGACATCGACTTGCAACAAATCAATAATTCCTACAGAGGGAAGATTTGGAAAAACTATACCAAATTTTTAAGTCACAATAGTCTAAAAACCTGACTGCTTTAGAAATAGTCACAGCTATACCACAAGAACCAACTAGTTTGCACAAACCTTCCTTTTACCTCTGACTTATTTTTATTacccattttttccttctttagctATAGATCTTTCAgcaggaaaaaaagatgaaagcagaGTCCAAATTTTCCACGATAAGTGAAGATATATTGAACTATTTTTATCTGAAACAATCTATTCCTtgtaaaataacagaaatagagttgtgtgtctgtgtgcatgagtgtgtgtgtatcattcTATCTGTGTTTATGTTCATATTCCTTATTAAGCAatgaaatatttgcatatatatagagagaaaaaaaagtaaaatcaaccCAATGACCCATGTCAATTTTGCCAGTTACTTTCtctgccacttgggaaacccttgtggcttagtggtaaagaatctgcctgcaatgcaggagacacaggtttgatgcctAAGTCGGAAAGATCctttagaggaagaaatggcaacccactccagtgtttttgcctggagaatcccatggacagaggagcccggagaaAAACAGTCCatgcgggtcacaaagagtcagacacgactgagcacacacacgcacatatgaTAGGTGTAGTTTAACACTTAAATGGCCATCTTCCCAACCAAACAAGAGTTATTGTATTTTTAACCATCTATGTATCCATCCAAATGCATTAAGATATCTTAAGTTCATCACTCTGGGTTATTATGCCCTAATGGTTCtaatttgaattttctttctaattttgaaCACTCAGGACGCCATCTTCTTTTATTGTTCAAGAAAGAAGTGTCCTTGTCatacaacaggaaaaaaatgctCTTTTGGCTCTTAGCCCTTCTGATCCTTTGTGGTTTTCTGTGGAATTATAAAAGACAGCTAAAGATCGCAAATATCACTGATAAGTACATTTTCATCACTGGATGTGATACTGGCTTTGGAAACTTGGCAGCCAGAACTTTTGATAAGAAAGGATTTCATGTAATTGCTGCCTGTCTGACTGAATCAGGATCAACAGCTTTAAAGGCAGAAACTTCAGAGAGGCTTCATACCGTGCTTCTGGATGTAACTGACCCAGAAAATGTCAAGAGGGCTGCCCAGTGGGTGAAAAACCAAGTTGGGGAGAAAGGTGAGTGATGTGAAAATGAGGGGAATGGAGGGGGTGTTGAGAAGTAAGCAAAGCTAAATGAAAGTAAATAGTCTGATTTTAAATggtctttccaaaaaaaaaaaaaagtctgctaaATACCAGTTGTGTACTGGAGAAGATGAGGGAAAGTTTAGACTAGCCCTGAATATTTCTACATTGCAAGCTGTCTACATGCATGAGAGACACAGCCCATGTTATGTTCTCAAATGTTCACATGGGTGAATTTAGAACTGAGATGATTGTGTTAACTGGTCTTTTTCTGTGAAGTGCTACTCTAGCCACTTACATAGCAAACTTGGGGCCAAAAGCTACAGTAGATCCTGAGGGCAACCCTTGAATTGCCATCTGGATATCCAGGACCATCTTCTGACTGCAAGATGGTTCCAGAGCTCACACAATGTCactgggaaaggaagaaaatagtcTGGCGATCTGAGCAAATGTGTCTTAGGCAGTCGTGGTAGAATAGGGAGTCATCGGACCTCATTCTGCATTAGAGTCTGCAAAGATAGGAGCATTCTGAACTagaagactttttattttatttccttgaatgAAGTTTGAAATACTCTCATGGATGAAGATATTTGAAtccacaaaggaaaaaacaaacagatgTGATTTTTCTTTATCACATCTTCATCATATAGTTGAGACTCTGAACCTCAAAAGCAGTGGTTTGATAAGGctccaaataatattttaatgcttgAACGCCAAACACTTTTAACAATGTTAAGTGTTTCCCATCATAAAATAAGACAGGTGAATGATTGGatttttaccaaaaaaataaatgtgaaatagaTCGATGTTGTTCTTTGTCTACAAAAACAGTTCATAAGCTTTCTCTGGCTATGCCATCCAGCATGATAGGAAAATAGAGCAATCTCCTCATATCTGAGATGAAAAAGTCTCACTCAGATAGTGTTTGACATTCtaagcagaaacagaaaaattgtGAGGTTGGTTTCCAGTAACAAAACTTCAGCCGTTTCAGTTTAACCTCCCACCCACTGTACTATCACTTCCCCAAACTGCAAGTATTCAAAGCAGGAAGGAATGTGAccggaaggaggaaatggcaccatCAGATAAGGCAGAGCTGTATTTCCATCAAGGATGCCTATATAAATGTGACCTTGTGCCACACCTCCTTCCCTTCCGCTCTGTTCTAGGTCTCTGGGGTCTGATCAACAACGCTGGCATTCTTGGTGTGCTGGCACCCAACGACTGGCTGACGGTCGAGGACTACAGAGAACCTGTTGAAGTGAACCTGTTTGGACTCATCAGTGTCACGTTAAACATGCTTCCCTTGGTCAAAAAGGCTCGAGGGAGAATTATCAATGTCTCCAGCATTGGGGGTCGGCTTGCATTTGGTGGAGGGGGCTATTCTCCATCTAAATATGCAGTAGAAGGCTTCAATGACAGCTTAAGGTAAAGCAAACATGGGCATCTTAGCAAATAATAACCACTAACACTCACTGAACATTTATCAACCAGACACTCTATTTAGTGCTTTAAACTATTCCCAATTTATGATACTGAAAGTCAGCCCTTGACACAAGGGTTTGAagcaaaaaataaggaaaaaaaaatttaaaaagtgagaaataaaatataaatgataccACTGAAGCTAAGAGAGATGAGATAACtcccccaaggtcacccagctgtcAAGTGGTAGAATAGGATTTGAACCTAAATCTTTTAaagtcttttctcctttttgcaTTAATGCATATGTGAATAGTGGTGGCAAATTTGTATCCAACAGATTAGCTTGTTTAATAGTTAGGGAATCACAGAGAGGAACTAAATCAGGTCTCTCTGTTGGTATTACTGTCAGATGCAGACACAACAGTGATATCTTATTTAAAACCCTCAGTAGAAAATTATCTGATAAAGTAATATCTTAGTGATGCAACATTTTTTCCCACTTGTTGCAAGTTCTGGACTCAAATTTCACACACTATAGCTGAGTGAATGGTAACTGTCCCACCTCTACCCTAAGGACAAGAAAGACAGCTTTCCTCTGATgcttctatttccaaataaaacttaGAAGCTtgctaccctggagaagggaatggcaacccactctattattcttgcctggagaatcccatagacagaggagcctggcgaactatagtccatcgggtggcaaagagttggacaagactgagtgactcacacacacacaagcttgcTAATCTAATGTGAAGATTTTGCTACCACGAGAAAGCACTGACTACCTCTTTTTGCTATGGGTCACCAGAGAACTCCAGAGCATAAAGCTATTAAAGGACCAATTTAATAAAGTCCTTCAATTCAGTGCCCCAGGCATTAGTTTCTTTCGGTTTATGATGTCTGAGGTTCACTCTTTGGGTTTATGATGTCTGAGGTTCTCTGGGCTTCTCCAATCTGTAGCTTTATGCCTTTTCACATATCTGAGGAGGTTTCAGCCATTGtttcttcaaacattttttaTCTACAATccactctttctcttccttctgggATTCTAACACAAATATTAGACCTTTTGATTTTGTCCCACAGATTCCTATGGTTCTGTTCACTTTGTCAATCATTGTTCTCTCCGCTGTTCAAATTAGGAAATTTCTAGTGATCTATCTTCAAATTCATTGACTTTCCTTCATCTTCTTCATTTTACTAATGAGTCTAgccagtaaatattttattttggttaatGCATTTTTCAAGTGTAAAATTTTCACTTggttcttctttatcttttctctcttttctgaagCTTTCTAAATTCCCATTTATTTCAGGAGTGTCTCTCTCTTGGAGCATGTCTGTAACAAGTATGTTAAAGACTttgataattccaacatctgtGTTACTTCGGCCTTGCTAAACACTTGATACAGCATGAAACTATGAGTCTTATTATATTCTGGGGAGAATGTTGATAGgtttctgttgttattgttgtttttagcaGATAATTGACCAGCTTGTGTTCAGGTCACAACTTCCAACCAAACTTCTGTGGTTTTTTCCCAATGTTTGTTCACTTTCAAAGACTTTGCTGTGCTATTCAGATGTGTCCCACATGTATACTACATAGTAGCCAGTCTGGAATGTGGAAGATGATCCATCCCATAGTTCAGTTCCTCATCTGCAAACTGAGATGAGGTAGAATATGATGCTCTTTCCTGGGCACACCATTCTGTGATTCCgtgaaaatatttataagcaaAAATTATTCAAATAAGCCTGAATTAAATGTCTTCAACTGGCTCTTTTCACAGGAGGGACATGAAAGCTTTTGGTGTGCATGTCGCTTGCATTGAACCAGGATTGTTCAAAACCAATTTGTCAGATCCAGAAAAGGCTGCTGAAAAAAAACTTGCCATTTGGAAGCATCTGTCTCCAGACATCAAACAACAATATGGAGAAAGCTACATCAAGAAAAGTGAGCTTTGGGGTGGACCCAGGGTCCTATGGGGTTCATTGTCCTAGACAGTTTGAAAGAGACtcgaacagaaaggaaaaaataaggttATCACGGTAATACACCAGTAGAGATCTCAAATATAGATCAGGAGTCCCTATTAATTAGTGTCATCTCTTGCTCGTGTTTATAAAcacttactgagcatttactaagTGGTAAGTTCTATACTAAATGCCTTATGAATTGTATCATTTATTCCTCAAAAGAACTATAGCAGCAAGCAGAGGCTTGGAAAGGGGAAATGCCCTACCCAAGTTTATACAGCTCCTCAGAGCAATGCCTGGACTGGAGCCCATGGTCATTACATCTACACAAACCACCTCTTTTTGGTGATCACCTACCACTCATTCAAAGACTCAGACTCTGACTAACTTACAATCCAGGTGACAACAGAAAGTAACCAGATGACTCTGAACACTGAGATTTACAACATGCAAGAAACTCCATCCTTTATTTCTGAGACACAACCCAACAGCCTAGAAGGAGTGCTAGATAGTACAGTCTCTAACTGCTCGAGAAATTCAGCACAGGATCAAAGCATTTCTGGCTAAGAAACCTTTATAGGAAAGGTCAGGTTTGAACATGACCTAAACAGgaagaaattattaatatttgggTGGAAGCTTTCCGCAGCAGGAACGCATGGCAGTGGAGATGGAAGGAGAAATAAGGTAAGTCAGACTGAGTCAAGGCTGGAGGAATAATCATAAAGGTTAGATAACAATGACTAACACATAGTAAACATTCGCTATATACTTGTCaccattctaagcactttacacaaACTCTTTCATTTAAAGCACCCAAACAAACCCTCTGGATTTTACAGAAGCAGAGGCACAGGgatgtaacttgcccaaagtagcacagctagtaagtggaagagctggatttgaacccagatggCCTGACTTGGCCATCTATTCTCTGCCATGCACTGTAATGGGAATGAGGCTTTGAGGAACTGCTGGAACTTCCTGTATCAGGGCTCTTGCCTCcatgtcagtcttcccggccctaTTAACATTTACTCACTAGTCCTCAAACACTTACTAAGCTCCTGCTTTGAGCCAGGAGCTCCACCTGGCCTGGTGTCACCCTAACCCCAGCTGTGATCCTGCCTCTTCTTTGGCGGGCTTAGGTAAGACAGCCAGCTGTGGCAAGGTTCGAGGCCAGGAGTATTCAAGGTGGAGCCAAGCCTAGTCACATCTACTGGGGGAGAATGACTGACTTCTGCAACTACCCCactgcacacacgcacactcacacacgcagacacatgcATGCAGGTACATATATGTCAACTAGAACGTCTGGTTTGACAAAcctcgcagtgctgacatgtcaCTACATATCAGGTTACGACCACTGCCACTAAACGCTGTTGCTCACTCACCGACTCCGACGCCTCTAAGTTCGAGAACAAAATCCCTCATTGAAAAGAGCTTTCCCTGTTTGATGTTGAAATTGATATTTTCTAGATGCCTGAGAATATATCATCAACTTCTATCTCAAATTTTTTGACTTGGCCTCTGGGTCAGGGGTCCTTTCTCAGAATTACAAAAGGCTTAGAGCCCGATTTTGTCCTGGTTGCTCTTATTAGAGTTCTCCAAGCCAAGACTTTGAGATCAGCGAGACTCATAGATCCAAAGCAGACCACAAATTTAAACTCACTTTGCTTCGTTTCCCAGACTGGAGTCGTAGGAGTTTAAAATAGACTTAAGACTTCTGAGCTAACCTCAGTTAGGCTCTTGGAACAGCTTGTGGCTACTGGGAGC belongs to Capra hircus breed San Clemente chromosome 2, ASM170441v1, whole genome shotgun sequence and includes:
- the DHRS9 gene encoding dehydrogenase/reductase SDR family member 9 — its product is MLFWLLALLILCGFLWNYKRQLKIANITDKYIFITGCDTGFGNLAARTFDKKGFHVIAACLTESGSTALKAETSERLHTVLLDVTDPENVKRAAQWVKNQVGEKGLWGLINNAGILGVLAPNDWLTVEDYREPVEVNLFGLISVTLNMLPLVKKARGRIINVSSIGGRLAFGGGGYSPSKYAVEGFNDSLRRDMKAFGVHVACIEPGLFKTNLSDPEKAAEKKLAIWKHLSPDIKQQYGESYIKKSLEKLKGTASFVNVDLSLVVECMDHALTSLFPKTRYAAGKDAKTFWIPLSHMPAVLQDFLLLKQKVELANPKAV